One Chitinophaga varians DNA window includes the following coding sequences:
- a CDS encoding acyltransferase family protein codes for MDNRTSWVDNLRSFVTVLVVAHHSSLAYTTFAWFDKTAYIRSTHPVVDVARSRGLDIFEDFNDVFFMSLMFLISGIFVFRSLQNKGAGKFIRDRFYRLFIPFLVGVTLLMLLAYYPPYYIAHGKHDVAGYVVDFFTVEAWPVGPPWFIWVLFVFNLVIAALFPLLQGAVTRWGQWMANRRQQPGRLLLYWFLFSWILYVPMVLLVDAGKWTGIGPFDFQVSRVLLYFGYFFLGMLIGTPGLGRSIFAEGSAFVRYWWCWAIAALGVYTLLKGSEAPLTAMMDRKALSLTQATLIYRSVWILSCTLSGIAFLTTFRRLMNRSNAWWQSLSANAYGIYLVHYIFVLWCQYLLLDVPLTAWPKFLLSFVSSWGLSWGLTALLRKNNIIGKYL; via the coding sequence ATGGACAACAGAACAAGCTGGGTAGACAATCTACGTTCATTCGTTACCGTACTGGTAGTAGCACATCATTCCTCGCTGGCCTATACCACCTTTGCCTGGTTTGATAAAACAGCGTATATCCGTTCCACGCATCCGGTGGTGGATGTGGCCCGAAGCAGGGGGTTGGATATTTTCGAAGATTTTAACGACGTGTTTTTTATGTCGCTGATGTTTTTGATCAGTGGCATCTTTGTGTTCCGCAGCCTGCAAAACAAAGGCGCGGGTAAATTCATACGCGACCGTTTCTATCGCTTGTTCATTCCTTTTCTTGTAGGGGTTACCCTGTTGATGTTGCTGGCCTATTACCCGCCTTATTATATCGCACATGGAAAACATGATGTTGCTGGCTATGTGGTGGACTTCTTTACCGTAGAGGCATGGCCGGTAGGTCCGCCGTGGTTTATCTGGGTGTTGTTTGTATTTAACCTGGTAATAGCAGCGTTGTTTCCGTTATTACAGGGAGCAGTAACGCGTTGGGGCCAGTGGATGGCCAACCGGCGGCAGCAACCCGGACGGCTCCTGCTGTATTGGTTTCTTTTTAGCTGGATATTGTACGTTCCCATGGTATTGCTGGTAGATGCCGGGAAATGGACCGGCATAGGGCCTTTTGATTTTCAGGTGAGCCGCGTATTGCTGTATTTCGGTTATTTTTTCCTGGGAATGTTAATCGGTACTCCGGGCCTTGGTCGCAGTATTTTTGCCGAAGGCTCGGCGTTTGTGCGTTACTGGTGGTGCTGGGCAATAGCCGCCCTCGGCGTATATACGCTCCTGAAAGGCAGCGAAGCGCCACTGACGGCCATGATGGACAGGAAAGCGCTGAGCCTTACGCAGGCCACGCTGATATACCGGTCTGTCTGGATACTGTCCTGTACGCTGAGCGGTATTGCTTTCCTGACAACCTTCAGGCGCCTGATGAACCGTAGCAACGCCTGGTGGCAATCACTTTCCGCTAATGCATATGGCATCTACCTGGTGCATTATATCTTTGTGTTGTGGTGCCAGTATCTACTGCTGGACGTGCCGCTGACAGCATGGCCTAAATTCCTCCTCTCCTTTGTTTCCAGTTGGGGACTGAGTTGGGGGCTGACAGCCTTGCTGCGGAAAAACAACATCATCGGTAAATATTTGTAG
- a CDS encoding helix-turn-helix domain-containing protein: protein MAGTQPYHLKTVSALHQLRRLPSPGHPLISVIDFEDLKWLADDEPKYIVQEFYSVALKRNFAGRMKYGQQEYDFDKGTMFFVAPGQVFSIESEGQFNHTGWLLLIHPDFLWNTPLAKKLGRCEYFGYTVHEALHLSEKEEAIISAIMQNIAQEYRGNMDQFSHDVMIAQLELLFTYSERFYHRQFLTRKMANHQVLDRMEALLTDYFNSDDLTGKGLPTVQYIADQLNMSPNYLSGLLKVLTGKSTQHHIHDMLLKKAKEKLSTTSLSVSEIAYELGFEHPQSFSKLFKTKTNLSPQAFRQSFN from the coding sequence ATGGCAGGCACACAACCATATCATCTGAAAACGGTCAGCGCATTGCACCAGCTGCGGCGTTTGCCCAGCCCCGGGCATCCGCTGATCAGCGTCATCGACTTCGAAGACCTGAAATGGCTGGCAGACGACGAGCCTAAATATATTGTACAGGAGTTCTATTCCGTAGCGCTGAAACGTAATTTCGCGGGCAGGATGAAATACGGGCAGCAGGAATATGATTTCGACAAGGGGACCATGTTTTTTGTGGCGCCCGGCCAGGTGTTTTCCATTGAGAGCGAAGGTCAGTTTAATCATACGGGATGGCTCTTGCTGATCCATCCCGATTTCCTCTGGAATACGCCGCTGGCAAAAAAGCTGGGCCGCTGTGAGTACTTCGGCTATACCGTGCATGAAGCGCTGCACCTGTCTGAAAAAGAAGAGGCGATCATCTCCGCTATCATGCAGAATATTGCGCAGGAGTACCGTGGCAACATGGACCAGTTCAGCCACGATGTGATGATAGCCCAGCTGGAACTGCTGTTCACCTACTCCGAACGGTTTTATCACCGGCAGTTCCTGACGCGCAAAATGGCCAACCACCAGGTGCTGGACAGGATGGAAGCCCTGCTGACGGACTATTTCAACAGCGATGATCTCACAGGCAAAGGGCTGCCTACAGTGCAGTATATAGCCGATCAGCTGAACATGTCTCCCAATTATCTCAGTGGCCTGCTGAAGGTACTGACAGGAAAAAGCACGCAACATCATATCCATGACATGCTGCTGAAAAAGGCGAAGGAAAAGTTGTCCACCACGAGTTTGTCGGTCAGTGAAATTGCCTATGAGCTGGGGTTTGAGCATCCACAGTCGTTCAGTAAACTGTTTAAGACCAAAACGAATCTTTCGCCGCAGGCGTTCCGGCAGTCATTTAATTGA
- a CDS encoding DUF5996 family protein, whose protein sequence is MQYSTLSSGQWPVIDYNSWKDTLATVHLWTQIVGKIRLRQMPWLNHSWHVTLYVNPYGLSTGSMPYRHGIFQIDFDFIHHQLVITTSRGQKEAVGLRPRTVADFYASLFDKLQSLDIDVTIYPVPSEMPDAIPFTEDQLHQSYDQQQIEHFWQALVRIHNVFTRFRAGFTGKCSPVHFFWGAFDLAVTRFSGRDAPQHQGEMPNMPAVVMQEAYSKEVSSCGFWPGNDQAPQAFFYSYAYPAAPDFATQPVQPSAAFYSPEMGEFLLPYAAVQQSDDPEATLMAFLQSTYEAAANTSHWDRKALECDHSDLEEAYGCYKVG, encoded by the coding sequence ATGCAGTACTCAACTTTGTCATCCGGCCAGTGGCCGGTCATCGACTATAACAGCTGGAAAGATACGCTTGCTACCGTCCACCTGTGGACGCAGATAGTGGGCAAAATACGCCTGCGCCAGATGCCGTGGCTCAACCATTCCTGGCATGTTACCCTCTATGTCAATCCCTATGGCCTTAGTACCGGCAGTATGCCTTATCGCCATGGTATCTTCCAGATTGATTTTGATTTCATCCACCACCAGCTGGTGATCACCACCAGCCGCGGACAGAAAGAGGCCGTAGGCCTGCGGCCGCGGACAGTGGCAGATTTTTATGCCTCGCTGTTTGACAAGTTGCAGTCACTGGATATTGATGTGACCATCTATCCCGTTCCCAGCGAAATGCCCGATGCTATTCCATTTACAGAAGATCAGCTGCATCAGTCGTACGACCAGCAGCAGATAGAGCATTTCTGGCAGGCGCTGGTGCGGATACATAATGTATTTACCCGTTTCCGTGCCGGCTTCACGGGCAAATGCAGTCCCGTGCATTTTTTCTGGGGTGCTTTTGACCTGGCCGTCACCCGCTTCTCTGGCCGGGATGCGCCACAGCATCAGGGTGAAATGCCGAATATGCCGGCGGTGGTGATGCAGGAGGCTTATTCCAAAGAGGTGAGCTCCTGCGGCTTCTGGCCAGGCAACGATCAGGCCCCACAGGCGTTCTTTTATTCCTATGCCTATCCGGCGGCGCCGGATTTTGCCACGCAACCGGTACAACCCTCGGCAGCCTTCTATAGCCCGGAGATGGGCGAGTTCCTGTTGCCCTATGCCGCCGTGCAGCAGTCGGATGATCCGGAAGCTACGCTGATGGCCTTTTTACAGTCTACTTATGAAGCCGCCGCCAATACCAGTCACTGGGACCGTAAGGCGTTGGAATGTGATCATTCGGATTTGGAAGAGGCTTATGGGTGTTATAAGGTGGGATGA